Within Planktothrix tepida PCC 9214, the genomic segment TACAAAAATATGTCAGGAAAATCTTGAATAATAATGGCAGTAAAACAATTACCTTTAGTTATTTTAGATACATCTGTTTGGATCTCAGCTTTCCTGAGTAAAAATAGAAATAGCGCGCCTTGTCAAATCATTCAATATTGGAAACAAGGTAGATTTAAGTTGGCTATTTCACCTCAACTTCTAGAAGAATTGGTTTGTAAATTATTAGAAAAGAATATTGATAAAACTGATATTAAGGATATCTTAGCAGCAATTTTTTATACAGCTATTCATGTTAAAGGCATTTATCAGGCAACAACATTGGACAACATTGATCCTGATGATAATATATTTTTAGCTGCTGCTTATGAAATCGGCGCAGATTATTTAGTATCTTTGGATAAGCAACATATTTTACCCTTAAAACATTATCATCGGACACAAATTTTATCACCAGATTTATTCTTAAATATTCTTTTGCGTTAGGATATAGCACTACGCAAAAAGGGGTTTGAAATTTCTAAATCCTGAAAACCTTTAACAGCTTACTGTTCCCTATTCCCTATTCCCTATCTATGATTAAGGCTTAAAACCAACGGCTTCAGAAATAGATTTTAACTTATATTGATCTAATTTCTGTAAGAGTCCTTCTAATATTCTTTTAACCATTCCTGGCCCTTCGTAAACCCAACCCGTATAGACTTGAATTAAACAAGCCCCTGCGGTGATTTTTTCCCAAGCATCATCGGCGGTAAAAATTCCCCCAACGCCAATAATGGGTAACTGTCCTTGGGTATTTTGATGAATCCAACGAATCACTTCTGTAGACCGTTTCTTCAGGGGAGCGCCACTAATTCCTCCGGCTTCTTCAGTAATATAACTTCCAGTTTGGGGTAGCCATTGGGTGTTTAATCCCTCCCGTTTTATGGTGGTATTCGTCGCAATAATTCCGGCTATTTTATAGGTTTGAGATAAATGAACAACATCAGCGATCGCATCCCATTCTAAATCCGGTGCAATTTTAATAAAAATCGGTTTATTGTCTGTATTTTCCGTTTTTAAAACCTCTATAATTTTACTTAATTGTTCAGCATCTTGGAGTGATCGCAATCCGGGGGTATTCGGAGAAGAAACATTCACAACAAAATAATCTCCATAATTCTTTAACAATTTAAAACTCCCTAAATAATCTTCTGCGGCGACTTCTAAGGGAGTAATTTTAGATTTTCCTAAAT encodes:
- a CDS encoding putative toxin-antitoxin system toxin component, PIN family, producing the protein MAVKQLPLVILDTSVWISAFLSKNRNSAPCQIIQYWKQGRFKLAISPQLLEELVCKLLEKNIDKTDIKDILAAIFYTAIHVKGIYQATTLDNIDPDDNIFLAAAYEIGADYLVSLDKQHILPLKHYHRTQILSPDLFLNILLR
- a CDS encoding quinone-dependent dihydroorotate dehydrogenase — its product is MDIYRSTVRPLLFYGLKLDPEWAHHRALQLLSWIDQNQSQSPINWVESQLRPSFCLQDVRLQQKLWGLTFNNPVGLAAGFDKDGVAAGIWQSLGFGFTELGTVTLHPQLGNPQPRLFRLVEDQAVLNRMGFNNQGAEILAQRLQEKRQQQLMIPVGINLGKSKITPLEVAAEDYLGSFKLLKNYGDYFVVNVSSPNTPGLRSLQDAEQLSKIIEVLKTENTDNKPIFIKIAPDLEWDAIADVVHLSQTYKIAGIIATNTTIKREGLNTQWLPQTGSYITEEAGGISGAPLKKRSTEVIRWIHQNTQGQLPIIGVGGIFTADDAWEKITAGACLIQVYTGWVYEGPGMVKRILEGLLQKLDQYKLKSISEAVGFKP